Proteins from a genomic interval of Oceanispirochaeta crateris:
- a CDS encoding FAD-dependent oxidoreductase, with product MNPPETKVWMLPWGGKTIAVPVNRSHTLVVGSGAASLCCAERLRRQGVEDLIIITDNFLGGTSRNTGSDKQTYYKLADAGHAPDSPYAMAQSLAAGGCMHGDIALVEAQNSLNSFYHLVSLGVDFPHNPYGGYTGYKTDHDPLTRGVSLGPYTSKAMTEALAKEVERLDIPVLDHREVLLVLTDEDRAVGVLALNKRNLDNEVFGLEIYLADNTVLGVGGPGGLYETSVYPSMHRGGIGMALEAGAEAVNLTESQFGIASVKFRWNLSGSYQQVMPCYYSTDGEGNDRQFFLSQYFDSMQSLCHAIFLKGYQWPFDPQKIQNQGSSLIDLLVYIEREIKGRRVFMDFRINPEGPKESFSLKDQNSEVQEYLQSSRADGDTPIERLRQINEPAILLYKDHGIDLTSEALEIAVCAQHNNGGLSGDIWWESTNIKRLFPVGEVNGTHGIYRPGGSALNSGQVGALRASIKIARSYREPVLDEEALREGVLLKVKQWLERIEALMNNSTGIDVFQYRREFQKRMTLAGGFVRSLDSAKKAEAEAKEQVNSFTTQKLLNREQIPFALKNRQLALAQVYYLSAIRHYLEEKGGSRGSFLVLDKSGSESHPLLSSSWNFKESNTDLNQYIQVLKNSSSGDIEFQFVPCRALPSEEFWFETMWKDYRENAYLKAK from the coding sequence ATGAATCCTCCAGAAACAAAAGTCTGGATGTTACCGTGGGGTGGGAAAACAATAGCTGTTCCTGTCAACCGGTCTCACACTCTGGTTGTAGGCAGTGGTGCTGCCTCGCTATGCTGTGCCGAAAGGCTGCGACGGCAAGGAGTGGAAGACCTTATTATAATCACGGACAATTTTCTTGGAGGCACTTCAAGAAATACAGGTTCAGACAAACAGACTTACTATAAGCTGGCAGATGCAGGCCATGCTCCAGATTCTCCCTATGCAATGGCTCAATCCCTGGCAGCAGGCGGGTGTATGCATGGGGATATTGCACTTGTGGAAGCTCAAAACTCACTGAACAGTTTTTACCATCTTGTCTCATTGGGAGTCGATTTTCCTCATAATCCCTATGGTGGATATACAGGATATAAAACAGATCATGATCCTCTCACGAGAGGCGTGTCTCTGGGACCTTATACCTCCAAAGCCATGACCGAAGCTCTGGCAAAAGAAGTGGAGCGTCTGGATATTCCAGTATTGGATCATCGAGAAGTTCTCCTCGTCCTGACTGATGAAGACAGGGCTGTTGGTGTCTTGGCTTTGAATAAACGAAACCTGGACAACGAAGTTTTTGGTTTGGAAATCTACCTAGCAGACAACACTGTTCTAGGTGTGGGAGGACCGGGTGGACTATATGAAACTTCTGTTTACCCTTCCATGCACCGTGGCGGTATAGGTATGGCCTTGGAAGCAGGTGCCGAAGCGGTGAATCTTACAGAGTCTCAGTTCGGTATTGCCTCGGTCAAATTCAGGTGGAACCTTTCGGGAAGCTATCAACAGGTTATGCCCTGTTATTACAGTACCGATGGGGAAGGGAATGACAGGCAGTTTTTTCTCAGCCAATATTTTGACTCCATGCAGAGCCTTTGCCATGCTATCTTTTTAAAGGGGTATCAATGGCCTTTTGATCCTCAGAAAATTCAGAATCAAGGGTCTTCTCTCATAGATCTTCTTGTTTACATAGAACGAGAGATTAAGGGACGAAGGGTTTTTATGGATTTCCGTATCAACCCTGAAGGACCAAAAGAATCCTTCTCTTTAAAGGATCAGAATTCGGAGGTTCAAGAATACCTTCAATCCTCCCGTGCGGACGGAGACACCCCAATCGAAAGGTTGAGACAAATCAATGAACCAGCCATCCTGCTATATAAAGATCATGGGATAGATCTTACTTCAGAAGCTCTGGAAATCGCAGTCTGTGCTCAACATAACAATGGGGGGCTTTCTGGAGATATCTGGTGGGAATCCACGAATATTAAGAGACTTTTTCCTGTGGGAGAAGTCAATGGTACTCATGGAATATACCGGCCGGGAGGGTCAGCTCTGAATTCTGGGCAGGTGGGAGCTTTGCGCGCTTCTATAAAAATTGCCCGGTCCTACAGGGAGCCAGTGCTGGATGAAGAGGCTCTTCGTGAGGGTGTACTGTTAAAGGTAAAGCAGTGGCTGGAAAGAATTGAGGCCTTGATGAATAACTCAACAGGAATAGACGTCTTTCAGTATCGACGAGAGTTTCAGAAGAGAATGACCCTTGCTGGAGGCTTTGTAAGGTCTCTTGATTCGGCTAAGAAAGCTGAAGCAGAGGCTAAGGAACAGGTGAATTCTTTCACCACTCAGAAGCTTCTGAATCGGGAACAGATTCCCTTTGCACTTAAAAACCGTCAATTGGCCTTGGCGCAAGTCTATTATCTATCTGCCATCAGACATTATCTGGAAGAAAAGGGAGGCAGCCGCGGTTCTTTTCTTGTACTAGATAAATCGGGGTCTGAATCACATCCTCTTTTAAGTTCTTCCTGGAATTTTAAAGAAAGCAATACAGATCTTAATCAATATATACAGGTTTTGAAAAATAGCAGCTCCGGTGATATTGAGTTCCAGTTTGTTCCTTGCAGAGCCCTGCCTTCCGAGGAATTTTGGTTTGAAACGATGTGGAAGGATTACCGGGAAAATGCATATCTAAAGGCAAAATAA
- a CDS encoding LacI family DNA-binding transcriptional regulator has product MEKRTELPKRITVYDIAEELNISTSTVSRVLNNSSLISDERSRQIRDTAEKMGYRKRVIKKHINRVILNLHLFLPETNNQLTHFFYNMSDLIESIQEGFGEVRLNFITRVNDGNLEFLERKKTGQIDGCVFAFTSPSLKLQKELNNRSIPYILLNRTSKNGNFIAYDVPQGIRLLSQKMIDKKGAGLRPCYLGFEKLPAVSQERYETALEFFREKGIHFDKTSSLDIHSLDEIPSKAVQWVQENGFNAVLAFNDLIALSFLQACQYSGLRIPEDIMLTGFDDSPIQNILGRKIDTISLSIPLLGKMAGQWLKSNIIDRDQKELKEILTVSYVQGQTLS; this is encoded by the coding sequence ATGGAAAAGAGGACAGAATTGCCAAAGAGAATTACTGTTTATGATATAGCTGAAGAGTTGAATATTTCAACGAGTACTGTTTCCCGGGTTTTGAATAACTCTTCTCTTATCAGTGATGAACGATCCCGTCAGATCCGGGATACCGCAGAGAAGATGGGATACCGTAAAAGAGTCATCAAGAAACATATTAACCGTGTGATCCTGAATCTACACCTCTTCCTTCCGGAAACAAATAATCAGCTGACCCACTTTTTTTACAATATGTCTGATTTGATAGAATCCATTCAGGAGGGATTCGGTGAAGTCCGATTGAATTTTATAACCAGGGTCAATGATGGAAATCTTGAGTTTTTGGAACGGAAAAAAACCGGGCAAATTGATGGATGTGTTTTTGCTTTTACCAGTCCTTCTCTAAAACTTCAAAAAGAGTTGAATAACAGGTCTATTCCTTACATTTTACTGAATAGAACATCGAAAAATGGGAATTTCATAGCCTACGATGTTCCTCAAGGGATAAGACTTCTGTCGCAAAAGATGATTGATAAAAAGGGTGCGGGCCTTAGGCCCTGCTATCTCGGATTCGAAAAACTCCCAGCAGTTTCCCAGGAACGCTATGAGACTGCTCTTGAATTTTTTAGAGAAAAGGGAATCCATTTTGATAAAACATCATCCCTTGATATTCATTCTTTGGATGAAATCCCGTCTAAAGCTGTTCAATGGGTTCAGGAGAATGGGTTTAATGCTGTCCTGGCATTTAATGACCTCATTGCGCTTTCCTTTCTGCAAGCTTGCCAGTATTCTGGTTTGAGAATTCCTGAAGATATCATGCTCACAGGCTTTGATGACTCACCCATACAGAATATTCTTGGAAGAAAAATTGACACTATCAGCCTCTCTATTCCTTTACTGGGAAAGATGGCCGGACAATGGCTGAAATCTAATATCATTGACAGAGATCAGAAGGAATTGAAAGAAATACTCACCGTCAGTTATGTCCAGGGGCAAACTCTTTCTTGA
- a CDS encoding 3-ketoacyl-ACP reductase produces the protein MAHKQKVILVTGSSRGIGRGIAQKLAEKGFSVAVNYAGNREAAEETLSLCREAAEKSGHTGKFEAFQGDISDSASRQTLLDSVIRHFGDIHGLVNNAGVAPKERKDILEMTEDSFDRLMGTNLKGSFYMSQLVSKYWMTLPSEERGFRSLIFITSVSAEMVSINRGEYCMAKAGLSMATKLFARRLAEENIGVYELRPGIILTDMTGAVKEKYDSLIAEGLVPQKRWGYPEDIGKAIASLAAEDFPFSTGSVIHVDGGLHISSL, from the coding sequence ATGGCCCATAAACAGAAAGTTATCCTGGTAACAGGTTCAAGCCGGGGAATAGGAAGAGGGATTGCTCAGAAGCTGGCCGAGAAAGGTTTCAGTGTCGCTGTGAACTATGCAGGGAATAGAGAAGCGGCAGAAGAAACATTGTCATTATGTCGCGAAGCTGCCGAAAAATCAGGACATACTGGCAAATTTGAGGCATTTCAGGGTGACATTTCTGATTCTGCCAGCCGCCAGACTCTCCTGGATTCGGTAATCCGTCATTTCGGAGATATACATGGTCTTGTCAATAATGCGGGAGTGGCTCCCAAAGAACGGAAGGATATTCTGGAAATGACAGAGGATTCTTTTGATCGGCTGATGGGGACAAACCTCAAAGGCTCTTTTTATATGAGTCAGCTAGTATCTAAATATTGGATGACTCTTCCCTCTGAAGAACGGGGATTCCGCAGTCTTATATTCATAACATCCGTTTCTGCCGAGATGGTATCCATCAACAGAGGAGAATACTGTATGGCCAAGGCCGGCCTCTCCATGGCAACAAAACTGTTTGCCCGGCGTCTAGCCGAAGAGAACATAGGAGTGTATGAACTCAGGCCTGGAATTATCCTGACAGATATGACAGGGGCAGTAAAAGAAAAATACGACAGCCTCATTGCGGAGGGTCTTGTCCCCCAAAAACGCTGGGGCTATCCAGAGGACATTGGCAAGGCCATTGCCAGCCTCGCAGCGGAAGACTTCCCCTTCTCTACAGGATCTGTTATCCATGTGGACGGAGGACTTCATATTTCCTCCCTCTAA
- the typA gene encoding translational GTPase TypA, whose amino-acid sequence MPHNNNSFNKELRNIAIIAHVDHGKTTLVDSMFKQSGTFREGKETEERLMDSMDLERERGITIAAKNCSIVWKGVKINILDTPGHADFGGEVERALSMVDGVLLLVDASEGPLPQTRFVLAKALNAGLSVVIVINKIDRPDARPEAVLSEVYDLLIDLDAHDDQLECPVLFADGRAGIAKLNLEDKTENLHVLMDTILKEIPPPSYNDAEPFQMLVTDLSYSDYLGRLAIGKVVHGHVKSRDALVCIKDKGKQASLNVTKLQVYEGPSLKETDSASPGDIVVMAGIEDVHIGDTICTKVNPKALKRITVDEPTVSMRFTPNTSPTMGQEGKFVQSSKIRERLEKETMLNVSIKVEEFPDKEGFVVKGRGEFQMVILIETMRREGFELCVGRPEVIFHHKDGKVMEPIEHLYVDCEEEYTGVVTEKLSKRKGRMVSYVNHEHGRVRLEFSVPSRALIGYRDEFLTDTRGTGIMNSLISDYEEYRGDFPDRHSGALIADRTGEAVPYALYNLEPRGQLFVSPGDVVYEGMIVGEHNRENDLNVNACKTKKLSNVRASGKDDAVVLTPVIPMTLERGIQFLREDELMEVTPKSIRLRKVLLAASARKVNDKKG is encoded by the coding sequence ATGCCCCATAATAACAACAGTTTTAATAAAGAACTGAGAAATATTGCCATTATAGCCCACGTTGACCATGGCAAGACCACTCTGGTTGACTCAATGTTCAAACAAAGTGGTACCTTTCGAGAAGGAAAGGAAACAGAAGAAAGGCTGATGGACAGCATGGATCTTGAACGGGAGCGTGGAATCACCATTGCCGCCAAGAACTGTTCCATCGTTTGGAAAGGTGTCAAAATCAATATCCTCGATACCCCGGGGCATGCGGATTTCGGTGGAGAAGTAGAACGGGCACTGTCAATGGTAGATGGTGTATTACTTTTGGTTGATGCTTCTGAAGGCCCTCTGCCACAAACGCGGTTTGTTCTGGCTAAAGCACTCAATGCCGGTTTGTCCGTCGTCATCGTCATAAATAAAATAGATAGGCCTGACGCTCGTCCAGAGGCCGTTCTCAGTGAGGTCTATGACCTGCTTATTGATCTGGATGCCCACGATGATCAGCTGGAATGTCCTGTTCTTTTTGCCGATGGCCGTGCAGGAATCGCCAAGTTGAATTTAGAGGATAAGACTGAGAATCTTCATGTGCTGATGGATACAATTCTCAAAGAAATTCCCCCTCCATCCTACAATGATGCTGAACCCTTTCAGATGTTGGTGACCGACCTGTCCTATTCGGATTATCTGGGCCGTCTTGCCATTGGCAAGGTCGTTCATGGGCATGTTAAATCAAGAGATGCCCTTGTCTGTATCAAGGATAAAGGCAAACAGGCTTCTTTGAATGTTACAAAATTGCAGGTCTATGAAGGGCCTTCTCTCAAGGAAACAGACTCGGCCAGCCCTGGAGATATTGTGGTTATGGCAGGGATTGAAGATGTGCATATCGGAGATACGATCTGTACCAAAGTCAATCCTAAGGCTCTCAAGAGGATCACCGTTGATGAACCGACTGTTTCCATGCGTTTCACACCCAATACGTCGCCCACCATGGGGCAAGAGGGAAAATTCGTTCAGTCCAGTAAGATACGGGAGCGTCTTGAAAAAGAGACAATGCTGAATGTTTCCATCAAAGTAGAGGAATTTCCAGATAAGGAAGGTTTTGTCGTCAAGGGGCGGGGAGAGTTCCAGATGGTTATCCTCATCGAGACGATGAGACGGGAAGGTTTTGAGCTTTGCGTAGGACGTCCCGAAGTTATTTTTCATCACAAAGATGGGAAAGTCATGGAACCCATTGAACATCTCTATGTGGACTGTGAAGAAGAGTATACCGGCGTCGTTACAGAAAAACTTTCCAAGAGGAAAGGACGAATGGTCAGCTATGTTAATCATGAGCATGGCCGGGTTCGTCTTGAATTTTCAGTCCCTTCAAGAGCCCTGATAGGTTACCGGGATGAATTCCTCACCGATACCAGAGGAACTGGTATTATGAACTCTCTCATTTCCGATTATGAAGAGTATCGCGGAGATTTTCCCGATCGTCATTCCGGGGCTTTGATTGCCGATAGAACCGGAGAAGCCGTTCCCTATGCTCTTTACAATCTGGAACCCAGAGGTCAGCTATTTGTGTCCCCCGGCGATGTTGTGTATGAAGGCATGATCGTGGGAGAACATAACCGTGAGAATGATTTGAATGTGAATGCTTGTAAAACCAAGAAACTGTCCAATGTTCGTGCCTCTGGGAAGGATGATGCTGTTGTTTTGACTCCTGTAATCCCTATGACTCTGGAACGTGGTATCCAGTTCCTCCGGGAAGATGAACTGATGGAGGTTACTCCCAAGTCCATCCGTCTAAGGAAGGTTCTCCTTGCGGCATCAGCCCGTAAGGTGAATGATAAGAAAGGCTGA